In the genome of Rhodoferax fermentans, one region contains:
- a CDS encoding acyl-CoA dehydrogenase C-terminal domain-containing protein yields the protein MTIYNPPLRDMQFVMHEVLNVTRDLAAIPMHADMDADTINAVLEEGGKFAAEVLLPINRSGDEEHCVLDPVSHEVTTPTGFKAAYKQYIESGWAALACDPAYGGQGLPLVVNQCFYEMMNSANQAWAMYPGLTHGAYAALYTNGTPEQKETYLHKMTSGEWTGTMCLTEPHCGTDLGLMRSKAEPQGDGTYKITGTKIFISAGEHDLSDNIIHLVLARLPDAPPGIKGVSLFIVPKFLVNADGSLGARNSVFASRLEHKMGIKASATAQIELEGAIGTLVGEPNKGMHGMFVMMNAARLGVGNQSLGLTEVAFQNALAYAKERIQMRSLSGPKAKGQPADPIIVHPDVRKMLLTAKAYAEGGRALLCFSAMLLEKEHNHPDEKTRKDAAEMLALLTPIVKAFITDNGHIATNACMQVFGGHGYIRDNGMEQFVRDNRINMIYEGTNTIQSLDLLGRKVLGNQGATLKKFGKLIAALVAEEGVNEKMAEFINPIAMLGDQMTKFTTEIGFKGFQNPDEVGAAAVDYLRVAGHMVFGYFWARMAQVALQQIAAGSTDPFYTAKLQTARFYFAKLFPETSTLMRTARTGVKVLMDTDAALA from the coding sequence ATGACCATCTACAACCCGCCCCTGCGTGACATGCAGTTTGTCATGCACGAAGTGCTCAATGTCACCCGCGATCTGGCGGCCATCCCGATGCATGCCGACATGGACGCCGACACCATCAACGCGGTGCTCGAAGAAGGTGGCAAGTTCGCCGCCGAGGTGCTGCTGCCGATCAACCGCAGCGGTGACGAAGAGCACTGTGTACTCGACCCGGTCAGCCACGAGGTCACTACCCCCACCGGTTTCAAGGCCGCCTACAAGCAGTACATCGAAAGTGGCTGGGCCGCGCTGGCGTGTGACCCGGCCTACGGCGGCCAGGGCCTGCCACTGGTGGTGAACCAATGTTTCTACGAGATGATGAACTCGGCCAACCAGGCCTGGGCGATGTACCCTGGTCTGACCCACGGCGCCTACGCCGCGCTCTACACCAACGGCACGCCGGAGCAAAAAGAAACCTACCTGCACAAGATGACCAGCGGCGAGTGGACCGGCACCATGTGCCTGACCGAACCGCATTGCGGCACCGACCTGGGCCTGATGCGCAGCAAGGCCGAGCCGCAGGGTGACGGTACCTACAAGATCACCGGCACCAAGATTTTCATCAGCGCCGGTGAACACGACCTGAGCGACAACATCATCCACCTGGTGCTGGCGCGCCTGCCCGATGCGCCACCCGGCATCAAAGGCGTCAGCCTGTTCATCGTGCCCAAATTTCTGGTGAATGCGGACGGCTCCCTGGGTGCACGCAACAGCGTTTTTGCCTCGCGCCTGGAGCACAAGATGGGCATCAAGGCCAGCGCCACCGCCCAGATCGAGTTGGAGGGCGCCATCGGCACCCTGGTGGGTGAGCCCAACAAGGGCATGCACGGCATGTTTGTGATGATGAACGCCGCGCGCCTGGGGGTCGGCAACCAATCGCTGGGCCTGACTGAAGTGGCGTTCCAGAACGCCCTGGCCTACGCCAAGGAACGCATCCAGATGCGCAGCCTCTCTGGCCCCAAAGCCAAGGGCCAGCCTGCCGACCCGATCATCGTGCACCCCGATGTACGCAAGATGCTGCTCACCGCCAAAGCCTATGCCGAAGGCGGCCGGGCCTTGTTGTGCTTCAGTGCCATGCTGCTGGAAAAAGAGCACAACCACCCCGACGAGAAAACCCGCAAAGACGCCGCCGAGATGCTCGCGCTGCTGACCCCGATCGTCAAAGCCTTCATCACCGACAACGGTCACATCGCCACCAACGCTTGCATGCAAGTGTTTGGCGGCCACGGCTACATCCGCGACAACGGCATGGAGCAGTTTGTGCGCGACAACCGCATCAACATGATCTACGAGGGCACCAACACCATCCAGAGCCTGGACCTGCTGGGCCGCAAGGTGCTGGGCAACCAGGGCGCCACCCTCAAGAAATTCGGCAAACTCATTGCCGCCCTGGTGGCCGAGGAAGGTGTCAACGAGAAGATGGCCGAGTTCATCAACCCTATTGCGATGCTGGGGGATCAGATGACCAAGTTCACCACCGAAATCGGCTTCAAAGGTTTCCAGAACCCCGACGAGGTGGGCGCCGCTGCGGTGGACTACCTGCGTGTGGCTGGCCACATGGTGTTTGGTTACTTCTGGGCGCGTATGGCGCAGGTGGCTTTGCAGCAGATCGCTGCAGGCAGCACCGACCCGTTCTACACCGCCAAGTTGCAGACCGCACGCTTCTACTTTGCCAAGCTGTTCCCCGAGACCTCGACCCTGATGCGCACCGCACGCACCGGTGTCAAAGTCTTGATGGACACTGACGCGGCCCTGGCTTAA
- a CDS encoding 3-hydroxyacyl-CoA dehydrogenase/enoyl-CoA hydratase family protein, whose translation MSRFNVKKVAVLGAGVMGAQIASHLVNVKVPVILFDLPDNKSPSKNGIVSRAVDGLKKLKPAPLGVPEDATLIGQANYEEHLEQLRDCDLIIEAIAERMDWKLDLYKKIAPYIAPHAIVASNTSGLSITKLSEVLPEAIKPRFCGIHFFNPPRYMLLVELITTPTTQPQILDDLEAFVTSSLGKGVVRAKDTPNFIANRVGVAGMLATMKEVENFGLSYDVVDDLTGKKLGRASSGTFRTADVVGLDTMTHVIKTLQDTLSGDAAAGPGKFDPFYASFATPEVLKTLLEMGNLGQKTKAGFFKKVGRDILRFDLASKSYVPAGEKADEVYARMLKKPAAERLQLLRNSEGVQGQFLWAILRNAFHYAAVHLAEVADNARDVDFCMRWGFGMKQGPFELWQEAGWLTVANMVKEDIDAGKALCSAPLPDWVFTGPVAEAGGVHTPQGSWNPTTRKFVPVRSLPVYARQHFPESVLGAQAPSAATAGKTLFEDDAVRLWTLPDGEFSEIVIASIKTKMHAISPDVVEGLVQAVDLAEASYKGLVIWSNDEMFSAGADLQAMLPAFMMGGAQAIDGAEAEMQNAMLKIRYASVPVVSAVRGLALGGGCELAIYSAKRVAAMESYIGLVEVGVGLVPGAGGLTYIARRAAENAATSTGKDLLPFLTEGFTAAAMAKVGTSAIESRKLGYLLDSDVIVPHKDELLYVALSEAKAMANAGYRPPHKRPFAVLGRSGVATIKGSLVNMRDGGFISQHDFHIASLIANVVCGGDVDAGSQVTEEYLMMLERQAFCSLLNHPKTQERVMGMMSTGKPVRN comes from the coding sequence ATGTCTCGATTCAATGTGAAAAAAGTCGCCGTGCTCGGCGCGGGGGTCATGGGTGCGCAAATCGCCTCGCATCTGGTCAATGTCAAGGTGCCGGTCATCCTGTTTGACCTGCCCGATAACAAATCACCGTCCAAGAACGGTATTGTCAGCCGTGCGGTGGACGGTCTCAAAAAACTCAAGCCCGCACCGCTGGGTGTGCCCGAAGATGCCACGCTGATTGGCCAGGCCAATTACGAAGAGCACTTGGAGCAACTGCGTGACTGCGACCTGATCATCGAAGCGATTGCCGAGCGCATGGACTGGAAGCTCGATCTCTACAAAAAGATCGCGCCGTACATTGCGCCGCACGCCATCGTTGCCTCCAACACCTCGGGCCTGTCGATCACCAAACTCAGCGAAGTGCTGCCCGAAGCCATCAAGCCCCGCTTCTGCGGCATCCACTTCTTCAACCCGCCGCGTTACATGCTGCTGGTGGAGCTGATTACCACCCCCACCACCCAGCCGCAGATCCTCGACGACCTGGAGGCCTTTGTCACCAGCAGCCTGGGCAAAGGTGTGGTACGAGCCAAAGACACGCCCAACTTCATCGCCAACCGCGTGGGTGTGGCCGGCATGCTGGCCACCATGAAAGAGGTCGAGAACTTTGGCCTCTCTTACGACGTGGTGGACGATCTGACCGGTAAGAAGCTCGGTCGCGCCAGCTCCGGCACCTTCCGCACCGCCGACGTGGTGGGCCTGGACACCATGACGCACGTCATCAAGACCTTGCAAGACACGCTGAGCGGCGACGCAGCCGCAGGGCCTGGCAAGTTTGATCCGTTCTACGCCAGCTTTGCCACCCCAGAGGTATTGAAAACCCTGCTCGAGATGGGCAACCTGGGCCAGAAAACCAAGGCTGGGTTTTTCAAGAAGGTCGGGCGCGACATCCTGCGCTTTGATCTGGCCAGCAAATCCTATGTGCCTGCTGGTGAGAAGGCCGACGAGGTCTACGCTCGTATGCTCAAGAAACCCGCCGCCGAGCGCCTGCAATTGCTGCGCAACAGCGAAGGTGTGCAAGGCCAGTTCTTGTGGGCCATCCTGCGCAACGCCTTCCACTACGCTGCGGTGCACTTGGCCGAGGTGGCCGACAACGCGCGTGATGTGGACTTTTGTATGCGCTGGGGCTTTGGCATGAAACAAGGCCCGTTTGAGCTCTGGCAAGAGGCTGGCTGGCTGACCGTGGCCAACATGGTCAAGGAAGACATCGATGCTGGCAAAGCCTTGTGCAGCGCACCGCTGCCCGACTGGGTGTTCACCGGCCCGGTGGCCGAGGCCGGTGGTGTGCACACGCCGCAAGGCTCCTGGAACCCGACCACGCGCAAGTTTGTGCCGGTGCGTTCGCTGCCAGTTTATGCGCGCCAACACTTCCCCGAGAGTGTGCTCGGCGCCCAGGCACCGTCGGCCGCGACCGCTGGCAAGACGCTGTTTGAAGACGACGCCGTGCGCCTGTGGACGCTGCCAGATGGTGAGTTCAGCGAGATCGTCATTGCCAGCATCAAAACCAAGATGCACGCTATCAGCCCCGACGTGGTCGAGGGCCTGGTGCAGGCGGTGGACTTGGCCGAAGCCAGCTACAAGGGTCTGGTGATCTGGTCCAACGACGAGATGTTCTCAGCTGGCGCCGACCTGCAGGCCATGTTGCCCGCCTTCATGATGGGCGGCGCCCAAGCCATTGACGGTGCCGAGGCCGAGATGCAAAACGCCATGCTCAAGATCCGTTACGCCAGCGTGCCGGTGGTGTCCGCAGTGCGTGGTCTGGCGCTCGGTGGTGGGTGTGAACTGGCCATCTACAGTGCCAAACGTGTCGCCGCGATGGAGAGTTACATCGGCCTGGTGGAAGTTGGCGTGGGCTTGGTTCCTGGGGCTGGAGGCCTCACCTACATTGCCCGGCGTGCTGCAGAAAACGCAGCAACGTCCACCGGCAAGGATTTGCTGCCGTTCCTGACCGAAGGCTTCACCGCCGCTGCCATGGCCAAGGTGGGCACCAGCGCCATCGAGTCGCGCAAGCTCGGCTATTTGCTGGACAGCGACGTGATCGTGCCGCACAAGGACGAGCTGCTTTACGTGGCCCTGTCGGAAGCGAAGGCGATGGCCAATGCCGGTTACCGTCCGCCCCACAAACGCCCGTTTGCGGTGCTGGGCCGCAGTGGTGTGGCCACCATCAAGGGTTCACTGGTCAACATGCGCGACGGTGGTTTCATCAGCCAGCATGACTTCCACATTGCCAGCCTGATCGCCAACGTGGTCTGCGGTGGCGATGTCGACGCGGGCAGCCAAGTGACCGAAGAGTATTTGATGATGCTGGAGCGGCAAGCCTTCTGCTCGCTGCTGAACCATCCCAAGACTCAGGAACGGGTGATGGGCATGATGTCCACGGGTAAACCTGTCCGCAACTGA
- a CDS encoding enoyl-CoA hydratase, with protein MTDLLIDTTDRVMTITFNRVDKKNSFTAAMYAAMADALTSAQADDAVRVLVFQGHETVFSAGNDIADFLQAPPVSPEVPVFRFLRAISSFSKPVVAAVCGPAVGIGTTLLFHCDLVYAGDNAAFSMPFVNLGLCPEAASSLLAPQRMGYGRAAEALLLGDPFLAEAALEMGLVCRIVPPTEASALAQRQAQRLAAKPSSSVLATKRLMKLGQASAVDQRIAEEAVIFGRMLGEPAAKEAFGAFMAKRQPDFSNL; from the coding sequence ATGACCGACCTTCTGATCGACACCACCGACCGGGTGATGACCATCACCTTCAACCGCGTGGACAAAAAAAACTCGTTCACCGCCGCCATGTACGCTGCCATGGCCGACGCCTTGACCAGCGCGCAGGCCGACGATGCCGTGCGAGTGCTGGTGTTCCAGGGCCATGAAACGGTATTCAGCGCGGGCAACGACATTGCCGATTTTTTGCAGGCACCTCCGGTGTCGCCCGAAGTGCCGGTGTTCCGTTTTTTGCGCGCCATCAGCAGCTTCAGCAAACCCGTGGTGGCGGCAGTGTGTGGCCCGGCGGTGGGCATTGGCACCACGTTGTTGTTCCACTGCGACCTGGTGTATGCCGGTGACAACGCCGCGTTTTCCATGCCGTTTGTGAACCTGGGCCTGTGCCCCGAGGCGGCGTCGAGCCTGCTGGCGCCGCAGCGCATGGGCTACGGCCGCGCGGCCGAGGCGCTGCTGCTGGGTGATCCATTTTTGGCCGAGGCTGCGCTCGAGATGGGGCTGGTGTGCCGCATCGTGCCGCCGACCGAGGCCAGTGCGTTGGCGCAGCGCCAGGCGCAGCGGCTGGCGGCCAAACCCAGCAGTTCGGTACTGGCCACCAAACGCCTGATGAAGCTTGGCCAGGCCAGCGCGGTGGACCAGCGTATTGCCGAAGAAGCCGTCATTTTTGGCCGCATGCTCGGCGAGCCCGCTGCCAAAGAGGCCTTTGGCGCCTTTATGGCCAAGCGCCAGCCTGACTTTTCAAACCTGTAA
- a CDS encoding acetyl-CoA C-acyltransferase, translating to MKQVQDAYIVAATRSPIGKSHRGFFRNTRPDDLLVKVLQSALAQVPGLDANAIEDVVCGCAIPEGQQGLNIARIGAVLAGLPVSVGGITVNRFCASGLSAIQMAADRIRVGEADVMIAAGVESMSMVPMMGNAPSMSPAMFGNDENIGIAYGMGLTAEKVANQWKVSREAQDAFAVESHRRALAAQAAGEFAAEITPIEVIDRAPNLDTGEVIEKKRVVSLDEGARADTSLEGLAKLKTVFAARGSVTAGNSSQTSDGAGALILVCEKALKQYGLTPLARFVSFAAKGVPPQFMGIGPIEAIPVALRNAGLTLSDIDWIELNEAFAAQSLAVVNTLGLDPAKVNPMGGAIALGHPLGATGAIRAATVIHALQRKQLKYGMVSMCIGMGQGAAGIFERV from the coding sequence ATGAAACAAGTTCAAGACGCCTACATCGTTGCCGCCACGCGTTCGCCCATTGGCAAGTCGCACCGCGGGTTTTTCCGCAACACCCGGCCGGACGACCTGTTGGTCAAGGTGCTGCAGTCGGCCCTGGCACAAGTGCCGGGGCTGGATGCCAACGCCATTGAGGATGTGGTCTGCGGCTGCGCCATTCCCGAAGGCCAGCAGGGCCTGAACATCGCGCGCATCGGTGCGGTGCTGGCCGGGCTGCCCGTCAGTGTGGGTGGCATCACCGTCAACCGCTTTTGCGCCTCGGGCCTGAGTGCGATCCAGATGGCGGCCGACCGCATCCGTGTGGGTGAGGCCGACGTGATGATCGCCGCTGGCGTGGAGAGTATGAGCATGGTGCCGATGATGGGCAACGCCCCGTCCATGTCGCCCGCCATGTTTGGCAACGACGAGAACATTGGCATTGCCTATGGCATGGGCCTGACCGCCGAGAAGGTGGCGAACCAGTGGAAGGTCAGCCGCGAGGCGCAGGATGCGTTTGCGGTGGAGTCGCACCGCAGAGCCTTGGCCGCCCAGGCCGCTGGTGAATTTGCCGCCGAGATCACGCCGATTGAGGTGATCGACCGCGCGCCCAATCTCGACACCGGCGAGGTCATCGAGAAAAAACGTGTGGTCAGCCTGGACGAAGGTGCGCGTGCCGACACCTCGCTCGAAGGTCTGGCCAAGCTCAAAACGGTGTTTGCTGCGCGTGGCTCGGTCACGGCGGGCAACAGCTCCCAAACCTCGGACGGTGCGGGTGCATTGATCCTGGTCTGCGAAAAAGCGCTCAAACAATACGGTCTGACACCGCTGGCGCGCTTCGTGAGTTTTGCCGCCAAGGGTGTGCCGCCACAGTTCATGGGCATCGGCCCGATTGAGGCGATTCCGGTGGCTTTGCGCAACGCCGGTCTGACGCTCTCGGACATTGACTGGATCGAGCTCAATGAAGCTTTTGCCGCGCAGTCTCTGGCCGTGGTCAACACCCTCGGGCTGGACCCGGCCAAGGTGAACCCGATGGGTGGCGCCATTGCGCTGGGCCACCCGCTGGGCGCCACCGGCGCCATCCGCGCCGCGACCGTCATCCACGCCCTGCAACGCAAACAACTCAAGTACGGCATGGTCAGCATGTGCATCGGCATGGGGCAGGGCGCGGCGGGGATTTTTGAGCGGGTTTGA
- a CDS encoding thioesterase family protein, producing the protein MPHHTPPAADIQFEPEFITGVKQVFEEKIVFNQLLGLKITSVLPSQVKARIEMRNELVGHYAYNRIHGGVISAGLDAMGGLAVMVAIGARHMDEPVPQRLQRFAKLGTIDLRVDYLRPGIGEWFELRAEVMRLGSRVASTRMEFLGADGKLLSTAAAAYIVS; encoded by the coding sequence ATGCCCCACCACACTCCCCCCGCTGCCGATATTCAGTTTGAACCCGAGTTCATCACCGGGGTGAAACAGGTGTTTGAAGAAAAAATTGTCTTCAACCAGCTGCTGGGCTTGAAGATCACCTCGGTGTTGCCCAGCCAGGTCAAGGCGCGCATTGAGATGCGCAACGAGCTGGTGGGCCACTACGCCTACAACCGCATCCACGGCGGTGTCATCAGCGCCGGATTGGATGCCATGGGTGGGCTGGCGGTGATGGTGGCGATTGGTGCACGCCACATGGACGAGCCGGTGCCGCAGCGCCTGCAGCGTTTTGCCAAACTCGGCACCATCGACCTGCGTGTGGACTACCTGCGCCCGGGCATCGGTGAGTGGTTTGAGCTGCGCGCTGAAGTGATGCGCCTGGGCTCACGCGTGGCCTCGACCCGCATGGAGTTTCTGGGTGCCGACGGCAAGCTGCTGTCGACCGCAGCGGCGGCGTACATCGTGTCCTGA
- a CDS encoding ABC transporter permease, giving the protein MSGSRAPAQERWLLWLALAFLAVFSLLPAAYLALQMGLALLGPTRQAVLATLMSPDAWRASQHTLEVGLGGATLALIYGLVFALFVSLTPARPRQWLVFAFVVQALLPPQVVALAWTQLWLPLKNTLIAQGWDSWQAISNPLQSREGIILLLGIHYAPLVFLTVRAGLLNLSPEVIEAARVCGASPRSILRRVILPLVLPALVAGGALAFVSCIGNFGIPAFLGIPGDYLVLPTLIYRELSGFGPAAIPSALVLSALVAVLAALGMGVQRVFLRCGSSEVIATRLKVPPFHLGRWQTPVAMGLTLWVSLLLLAPLLALLAKSVSPGLGIALTWANLSLEHYSYVLLHNDATLRAFVNSVSLSVGSALVLAVVSLFLAYQMAYRRNVLLRRLMPWIEVPYVIPGVVLAIAMILLYLKPLPLLGWSFYNTLWIIFFAYLARFLTIQLRPVLSGFMQMPREMLEAAEVFGGSFVSRMWHIVVPLILPSVTAGALLVMLLSLNELTVSALLWATGTETLGVLVFGLEQGGESAAASAVGILSIVITLLCMLLASRLGRRLPEGVLPWRA; this is encoded by the coding sequence ATGTCGGGGTCACGCGCGCCCGCGCAAGAGCGCTGGTTGCTCTGGCTCGCGCTCGCCTTTCTGGCGGTGTTCAGCCTGTTGCCAGCCGCTTATCTGGCGCTGCAGATGGGCTTGGCGCTGCTGGGCCCCACGCGGCAGGCCGTGCTGGCCACGCTGATGTCCCCCGATGCCTGGCGTGCCAGCCAGCACACGCTGGAAGTCGGCTTGGGCGGCGCAACGCTGGCGCTGATCTACGGCCTGGTGTTTGCATTGTTTGTGTCACTGACCCCGGCGCGGCCACGGCAGTGGCTGGTGTTTGCGTTTGTGGTGCAGGCGCTGCTGCCGCCGCAGGTGGTGGCGCTGGCCTGGACACAACTCTGGCTGCCACTCAAAAACACGCTGATCGCCCAGGGCTGGGACAGCTGGCAGGCCATCAGCAACCCGCTGCAGTCGCGCGAAGGCATCATCCTGCTGCTGGGCATCCACTACGCGCCGCTGGTGTTTTTGACGGTGCGTGCCGGTTTGCTGAACCTGTCGCCCGAGGTGATTGAGGCGGCCCGCGTGTGCGGCGCATCGCCACGCAGCATCCTGCGTCGGGTGATCTTGCCGCTGGTGCTGCCTGCGCTGGTGGCCGGTGGCGCGCTGGCCTTTGTGTCGTGTATCGGTAACTTCGGCATCCCGGCGTTTTTGGGCATTCCGGGCGACTACCTGGTGCTGCCCACACTGATCTACCGCGAGTTGTCAGGCTTTGGCCCGGCCGCCATCCCGAGTGCGCTGGTGTTGTCGGCCCTGGTGGCTGTGCTGGCCGCACTGGGCATGGGGGTGCAACGGGTGTTTTTGCGGTGTGGCAGCAGCGAGGTGATTGCCACGCGCCTGAAAGTGCCGCCGTTTCATCTGGGGCGCTGGCAAACCCCGGTGGCTATGGGCCTGACGTTGTGGGTCAGCCTGCTGCTGCTGGCGCCACTGCTTGCCTTGCTGGCCAAGTCGGTGTCGCCTGGCTTGGGCATTGCACTCACCTGGGCCAACCTCTCGTTGGAGCATTACAGCTATGTGCTGTTGCACAACGACGCTACGCTGCGCGCCTTTGTCAACAGCGTGAGTCTGTCCGTTGGCAGCGCGCTGGTGCTGGCGGTGGTGTCGCTGTTTCTGGCCTACCAGATGGCCTACCGCCGCAACGTGCTGCTGCGCCGGCTGATGCCCTGGATTGAGGTGCCGTATGTGATTCCGGGCGTGGTGCTGGCCATCGCCATGATCCTGCTCTACCTCAAGCCGTTGCCGCTCTTGGGTTGGTCGTTTTACAACACACTCTGGATCATCTTTTTTGCCTACCTGGCGCGTTTTCTGACGATCCAGCTGCGACCGGTGCTCAGCGGTTTTATGCAGATGCCGCGCGAGATGCTGGAGGCGGCCGAGGTGTTTGGCGGCTCGTTTGTGAGCCGTATGTGGCACATCGTGGTGCCGCTGATCCTGCCCTCGGTCACCGCCGGGGCGCTGCTGGTGATGTTGCTGTCGCTCAACGAACTCACCGTCTCTGCCCTGTTGTGGGCCACAGGCACCGAGACGCTGGGTGTGCTGGTGTTCGGGCTGGAGCAGGGCGGCGAGTCGGCAGCCGCCTCGGCCGTGGGCATCCTTTCCATTGTGATCACGCTGCTGTGCATGCTGCTGGCATCGCGGCTGGGTCGCCGTTTACCTGAAGGTGTGTTGCCGTGGCGCGCATAA
- a CDS encoding ABC transporter substrate-binding protein, with protein sequence MSTLFPSRRRVLGMAPAAGLAALLPHGLLHAQAAVSGNLSLYTSQPERDARGTIEAFNALYPNVKVNVFRSGTTEVLNRLRTEIAAGSPRADVLLIADAISMEALKADGRLLRMTHLNTQQIPARYFDNERTYIGTKLISTGLVVNSKAPFKPKSWKDLLNPALKGQIVMPSPLYSGAAAIIVGAWSRTPDLGWPFIEGLKANKAIAVKGNGAVLQQVATGEKMVGVLVDFMAFNAAAKGSPVEFITPKEGLTYVTEPAAILNTASNLPAAQAFVSFLVSPQGQKFSTTLGYFPLQGNITPPAGYPKVESLRFLPMDADALLKGAEADRKRFSDIFGG encoded by the coding sequence ATGTCCACCCTTTTTCCTTCCCGCCGTCGCGTCCTCGGCATGGCGCCTGCTGCCGGTCTGGCGGCCTTGTTGCCACATGGTCTGCTGCACGCCCAGGCCGCGGTGTCGGGTAATTTGTCGCTCTACACCTCGCAGCCTGAGCGTGATGCACGCGGCACCATTGAGGCGTTTAACGCGCTGTACCCCAACGTCAAGGTCAATGTGTTTCGCTCTGGCACCACCGAGGTGCTCAACCGCCTGCGCACCGAGATAGCCGCTGGCAGTCCGCGTGCTGATGTGTTGCTGATTGCCGATGCGATTTCGATGGAGGCGCTCAAGGCCGACGGCCGCCTGTTGCGCATGACCCACCTCAATACCCAGCAGATTCCTGCGCGTTATTTTGACAACGAGCGCACCTACATCGGCACCAAGTTAATCAGCACCGGCTTGGTGGTGAACAGCAAGGCGCCGTTCAAACCCAAGTCCTGGAAAGACCTGCTCAACCCCGCGCTCAAAGGCCAGATCGTCATGCCCAGCCCGCTGTACTCGGGTGCGGCCGCCATCATCGTGGGCGCCTGGAGCCGCACGCCTGATCTGGGCTGGCCGTTCATCGAGGGCCTCAAGGCCAACAAGGCGATTGCGGTCAAGGGCAATGGCGCGGTGTTACAACAGGTGGCCACGGGTGAGAAGATGGTCGGTGTGCTGGTGGACTTCATGGCCTTCAACGCTGCAGCCAAAGGCTCGCCGGTCGAGTTCATCACGCCCAAAGAGGGCTTGACCTATGTGACCGAGCCCGCCGCCATCCTCAACACGGCCAGCAATTTGCCTGCAGCGCAGGCCTTTGTGAGTTTTCTGGTGTCACCGCAGGGGCAGAAGTTCTCCACCACGCTGGGGTACTTCCCGTTGCAGGGCAACATCACACCGCCGGCGGGTTACCCCAAGGTCGAGAGCCTGCGCTTTTTGCCCATGGATGCGGACGCCTTGCTGAAGGGTGCCGAAGCTGACCGCAAACGTTTCTCGGACATTTTTGGCGGTTAA
- a CDS encoding endonuclease domain-containing protein, whose product MTMSQAAPSTSATRLDEVGLGPLSRKRERAGVRATVKLHQSVSSLSPRERAGVRARQLRAKATDAETLLWQRLRSRQLAGYKFRRQHPIGPYFADFACIEARLVVELDGGQHATPEGLLSDERRSEALASQGYLVLRFWNHDVLQQTEAVLESILCGLRERCPHPGPLPEGEGVSGLAVHQDGPHPNPLKSRSRR is encoded by the coding sequence ATGACAATGTCACAAGCCGCACCAAGTACCTCCGCCACGAGGCTGGACGAAGTGGGTCTTGGCCCCCTCTCCCGCAAGCGGGAGAGGGCCGGGGTGAGGGCCACAGTGAAGCTGCACCAGTCCGTTTCCTCCCTCTCCCCACGGGAGAGGGCCGGGGTGAGGGCTAGGCAACTCCGCGCCAAAGCCACAGACGCCGAGACTTTGCTTTGGCAGCGTCTTCGCAGCCGCCAGTTAGCGGGTTACAAGTTTCGGCGGCAGCATCCCATTGGTCCTTATTTTGCAGACTTTGCCTGTATTGAAGCCCGTTTGGTGGTGGAGCTTGATGGTGGCCAACATGCCACGCCCGAAGGACTGCTGAGTGATGAGCGCCGCAGCGAGGCTTTGGCCTCCCAGGGCTATCTTGTCCTGCGGTTTTGGAACCACGATGTACTGCAGCAGACGGAGGCGGTTTTGGAGAGCATTTTGTGTGGGTTGCGTGAGCGTTGCCCTCACCCCGGCCCTCTCCCAGAAGGAGAGGGAGTGAGCGGCCTTGCGGTGCATCAGGATGGCCCTCACCCCAACCCTCTTAAGAGCCGCAGCAGGCGGTAA
- a CDS encoding DUF2147 domain-containing protein — MKNRTLALIYKGLIAIVTVASCGLAAAQMTPVGSWYSIDDKTGEIKSLVVITEKDGVLTGRIDKLLRKNADQNAICKECTDDRKDQRTLGMEIIRGVKKAEGKDVWEDGKILDPENGKSYTLRLTPIEDGKKLEVRGSVLFISRTQTWLRVQ; from the coding sequence ATGAAAAATCGCACTCTAGCCCTTATTTATAAAGGGTTGATAGCTATTGTTACCGTAGCTTCCTGCGGCCTGGCTGCCGCCCAGATGACACCCGTGGGCAGCTGGTACAGCATCGACGACAAGACCGGTGAGATCAAAAGCCTGGTGGTGATCACTGAAAAAGACGGTGTGTTGACCGGGCGCATCGACAAGCTGCTGCGCAAAAACGCCGACCAGAACGCCATCTGCAAAGAGTGCACTGACGACCGCAAAGACCAGCGCACGCTGGGCATGGAGATCATTCGCGGCGTCAAGAAAGCCGAGGGCAAGGACGTCTGGGAAGACGGCAAGATCCTGGACCCCGAAAACGGCAAGAGCTACACCCTGCGCCTGACACCGATTGAAGACGGCAAAAAGCTCGAAGTGCGGGGTTCGGTGTTGTTCATCAGCCGCACCCAAACCTGGCTACGTGTTCAGTAA